A window of the Ogataea parapolymorpha DL-1 chromosome V, whole genome shotgun sequence genome harbors these coding sequences:
- a CDS encoding ethanolamine-phosphate cytidylyltransferase, with protein sequence MSKSLVETRIWIDGCFDFAHHGHAGAMLQARQHGTELYVGVHSDEDILENKGPVVMTLDERLAAVDGCRWATKSVPGAPYVTDPAVMDHYGCKYVVHGDDITTDANGEDCYKVVKELGRFIVVKRTPNISTTDLVGRMLLYSKNHHLSPILAKDWQDYAAGQPSHPLLQPDAVKRYKDYATCEDGKNPGVAVFAYTKDTGEVHELVKPSAERFKSSRIYYIDGGFDLFNPGHIVALKKLKERAAADSAVVLVGVNDDEDVNKHKGINYPIMNLFERSLCVLQSKYIDGIVLGAPYKPNKNYILEFPVPVVKVFHGPTSEDADPYSEMKELGLYENLGSHKYDNISTEDIASRVLKNREAYEERQRRKGWKSEHERQLEQQAKKLDK encoded by the exons ATGTCGAAATCTCTCGTGGAGACGCGGATCTGGATAGACGGAtgttttgattttgccCATCATG GCCATGCAGGTGCAATGCTGCAAGCTCGACAACACGGCACTGAACTTTACGTAGGTGTCCATTCGGACGAGgatattttggaaaataAAGGACCCGTGGTGATGACGCTGGACGAGCGTCTTGCCGCCGTGGATGGCTGTCGGTGGGCCACAAAATCCGTTCCGGGAGCTCCGTATGTGACCGATCCTGCCGTTATGGACCATTATGGATGCAAGTACGTGGTCCATGGCGACGATATTACCACCGATGCCAATGGGGAGGATTGCTATAAAGTTgtcaaggagctgggcCGGTTTATTGTCGTGAAACGGACACCCAACATTTCTACTACAGACTTGGTTGGCCGGATGCTGCTGTACTCGAAAAACCACCATTTGTCGCCTATTCTGGCCAAGGACTGGCAAGACTacgctgctggacagcCATCGCAccctcttcttcagccCGACGCGGTCAAGCGTTATAAAGACTATGCCACATGTGAGGACGGCAAGAACCCTGGTGTGGCAGTTTTTGCGTATACCAAGGACACCGGCGAGGTCcacgagctggtgaagcCCAGCGCAGAAAGATTCAAGTCGTCCAGAATATACTACATCGACGGTGGCTTTGATCTCTTCAATCCAGGTCATATTGTTGCTTTgaagaagctcaaggagcGAGCAGCAGCCGACAGTGCggttgttcttgttggagtcaacgacgacgaggacgtcAATAAGCACAAGGGCATCAACTATCCGATCATGAATTTATTTGAAAGATCTCTGTGTGTGCTCCAGAGCAAATACATAGACGGGATTGTTCTTGGTGCTCCTTACAAGCCAAACAAAAATTACATTCTTGAATTCCCTGTGCCTGTGGTGAAGGTGTTCCACGGTCCCACCTCGGAGGATGCAGACCCCTACTCCGAGATGAAAGAGCTTGGCCTATACGAGAACCTGGGCAGCCACAAGTACGACAACATTTCCACCGAGGACATTGCGAGCCGTGTTCTGAAAAACAGAGAGGCGTACGAGGAAAGACAGCGGCGCAAGGGGTGGAAAAGTGAGCACGAAAggcagcttgagcagcaggcaaAAAAGCtagataaataa
- a CDS encoding putative membrane protein, with product MSAIENTLQSIQNQLESVPFYDDLVDKWNDLAGDKIKTKDPFVETLPNGSTRKLKLPDNATKKQKKAWKRIQRRAWIDDKCFLGCYPIDCGIGLGPIVVILPGIGPLLMYAIHARLIHMASHAFDIDPATYSKMQANILFDLLISLPPLIGSFFAWMNGCSTRNAAIVHTRVRKLLAIQEQQQQQYQPQHRSDHLQRPAPAATSASNPPPLPPKSATIRDPQAAAVTRR from the coding sequence ATGTCAGCCATAGAGAACACTCTTCAGTCAATCCAAAACCAGCTGGAGTCCGTTCCGTTCTACGACGATCTGGTAGACAAGTGGAACGACCTGGCCGGGGACAAAATTAAGACTAAAGATCCGTTTGTCGAGACATTGCCGAATGGCTCGACGCGCAAACTGAAACTTCCAGATAATGCTacaaagaaacagaaaaaggCATGGAAACGAATACAAAGAAGAGCATGGATCGACGACAAGTGTTTCCTCGGATGCTATCCAATTGATTGCGGAATAGGTTTGGGGCCCATTGTGGTGATACTTCCGGGAATCGGTCCGCTACTAATGTACGCCATTCACGCTCGGCTGATCCACATGGCCAGCCATGCGTTTGATATTGATCCCGCAACGTACTCCAAAATGCAGGCCAATATTCTATTTGATCTGCTCATCTCATTACCGCCCCTGATTGGCTCTTTCTTTGCATGGATGAACGGCTGCTCTACGCGAAACGCGGCCATCGTCCATACGCGAGTTCGAAAACTGCTTGCTATTCaagagcaacagcaacagcagtACCAGCCCCAGCACCGTTCTGACCATTTGCAACGGCCTGCGCCAGCGGCCACTTCAGCCTCCAACCCGCCACCACTGCCACCGAAATCAGCTACCATACGAGATCCCCAAGCGGCGGCGGTAACGCGAAGATAA
- a CDS encoding Mitochondrial protein import protein MAS5 — MVKDTKLYDILGVSPDATDAQLKKAYRLGALKHHPDKNPSPEAAEKFKEISAAYEILSDPEKRDLYDQYGEEGLSGGGAGGMNGADIFSQFFGGFGGFGQRGPTGPQRGKDIRHTISCTLEELYKGKTTKLALNKTVLCSSCKGKGGKDVKKCSSCDGTGMKFVTRQMGPMIQRFQTTCDVCQGEGDIISPKDRCQTCKGKKVSNERKILEVHIDPGMQAGQRVVFSGEGDQLPDIIPGDVIFVIDEKKHDTFRRQGHDLFYDAKIDLLTALAGGAFAIKHLSGEYLKVDIIPGEVISPGSVKVIEEKGMPIPRHGGYGNLFVNFEVIFPPKGFATEEQLEALAKILPPRPALNIPKNAVVDDSCVLTDVDPIKHGQRRNRSYDDDNDEDEDGQPGVQCAQQ, encoded by the coding sequence ATGGTCAAAGATACTAAGCTATACGATATTTTGGGTGTCTCCCCTGACGCCACCGACGcccagctgaaaaaagctTATCGGTTGGGAGCCTTGAAGCACCACCCAGACAAAAACCCTTCCCCCGAGGCAGCcgagaagttcaaggagatttcTGCAGCCTACGAGATTCTCAGTGATCCGGAAAAAAGAGATTTGTACGATCAGTATGGTGAAGAAGGTCTCAgcggaggaggagcaggaggcaTGAACGGAGCAGACATTTTCTCGCAGTTCTTTGGCGGGTTTGGTGGGTTTGGCCAGCGTGGTCCTACCGGCCCTCAGAGAGGAAAGGACATCAGACACACCATTTCTTGCACTTTGGAAGAACTGTACAAGGGTAAGACTACAAAGCTGGCTTTGAACAAAACCGTGCTATGTTCCAGCTGTAAGGGTAAGGGCGGTAAAGACGTGAAAAAGTGTTCCTCGTGTGACGGTACTGGTATGAAGTTCGTCACCAGACAAATGGGTCCTATGATCCAGAGATTCCAAACTACCTGTGACGTTTGTCAGGGTGAGGGAGACATTATTTCGCCAAAGGACAGATGTCAGACCTGTAAAGGTAAGAAGGTCAGCAACGAAAGAAAGATCTTGGAGGTTCACATCGACCCAGGTATGCAAGCTGGCCAGAGAGTCGTGTTCTCTGGCGAGGGAGACCAACTTCCAGACATTATTCCTGGAGACGTGATTTTCGTGATTGACGAAAAGAAACATGATACCTTCAGAAGACAGGGCCACGACCTGTTTTACGACGCCAAGATTGATCTCTTGACCGCTTTGGCAGGAGGTGCCTTTGCTATCAAGCATTTGAGCGGAGAGTACCTGAAGGTCGACATTATTCCTGGCGAAGTGATTTCCCCAGGCTCGGTGAAGGTCATCGAGGAGAAGGGTATGCCTATTCCAAGACACGGAGGCTACGGAAACCTGTTTGTGAACTTTGAGGTCATCTTCCCACCTAAGGGCTTCGCTACCgaggagcagcttgaagCACTGGCAAAGattctgccaccaagaCCAGCACTCAACATTCCAAAGAATGCCGTTGTCGACGATTCCTGTGTTCTGACTGATGTGGATCCTATCAAGCACGGCCAGCGTAGGAACAGAAGCTACGACGATGATAAcgacgaagatgaggatGGCCAGCCTGGAGTTCAATGTGCACAACAGTGA
- a CDS encoding Conserved hypothetical membrane protein, with the protein MPIKLNPLTKIIGLSSVLAVGFLLVVLAGALYGNWFPILDAFVFAVAHIPILITKYYASEYDSYLDDAELSATSDVVDFGRFLSSFLLVTGIAFPLILYHCHILTHFATQFTICGGLLIYGVVVTFTSYFDGVETDALEF; encoded by the coding sequence ATGCCGATAAAGCTCAACCCTCTCACCAAGATCATTGGGCTGTCGTCTGTGCTGGCCGTGGGAtttctgctggtggtgctAGCCGGCGCACTGTACGGCAATTGGTTCCCTATTTTGGACGCTTTCGTGTTTGCCGTTGCACACATTCCGATTTTGATCACAAAGTACTACGCCTCCGAATACGACTCGTATCTGGACGACGCCGAGTTGAGCGCCACGAGCGACGTCGTGGACTTCGGCCGCTTTCTGTCGAGCTTCTTGCTGGTCACCGGGATAGCGTTCCCGCTGATTCTGTACCACTGCCACATTTTGACGCATTTCGCCACGCAGTTCACCATCTGCGGTGGCCTACTCATCTATGGCGTCGTGGTGACCTTCACGAGCTACTTTGACGGCGTCGAGACCGACGCTCTCGAGTTTTAG
- a CDS encoding proteasome subunit alpha type-6 produces the protein MFRNNYDNDATTFSPTGRIFQIEYALEAIKQGSAAVGIASKNHVVLVALKRNAEELGSYQKKIIKIDNHMGIALAGLAPDARVLSNFLRQQAMSSKMVFNRPLNVAKAVYSIADKAQDNTQSAGGRPYGVGLLVAGIDENGAHLYEFQPSGSVLEYVGAAIGARSQAARTFLERKYEEFADATKEQLIEYALTALRDTLSQDKELNSLNTTVAVVGKGEQFTIYDDDDVQQWLDRLDSLSNARNRDEPQQEQQSQEQPEQPAEQTEQSDRMDTDE, from the exons ATG TTCCGCAATAACTACGACAACGACGCGACGACGTTCTCGCCGACCGGGCGGATCTTCCAGATAGAATACGCCTTGGAGGCCATCAAGCAGGGCTCTGCAGCCGTGGGGATCGCGTCCAAGAACCATGTGGTTCTGGTGGCCCTGAAGCGGAACGCAGAGGAATTGGGCTCGTaccagaagaaaatcatcaaaatTGACAACCACATGGGCATAGCATTGGCCGGCCTGGCGCCCGACGCGCGTGTGCTCTCGAATTTCCTGAGACAGCAGGCCATGTCGTCGAAAATGGTTTTCAATCGGCCGCTGAACGTGGCCAAGGCGGTGTACTCGATCGCAGACAAGGCACAGGACAACACACAATCTGCCGGCGGCCGTCCATACGGCGTGGGGCTGCTGGTGGCCGGgatcgacgagaacggcgcCCATCTGTACGAGTTCCAGCCATCGGGAAGCGTGCTGGAATACGTGGGGGCGGCCATTGGCGCAAGATCCCAGGCCGCTAGAACGTTTCTGGAAAGGAAGTACGAGGAATTTGCAGACGCCACCAAGGAACAGCTGATAGAGTATGCGCTGACAGCCCTCAGAGACACGCTGTCGcaggacaaggagctgaactCGCTGAACACCACGGTCGCCGTCGTCGGAAAAGGCGAACAATTCACGATttacgacgacgacgacgttCAGCAGTGGCTAGACCGTCTGGATAGCCTGTCCAACGCTAGAAATAGAGACGAACCacagcaggagcagcagtCACAAGAACAACCTGAGCAGCCAGCAGAACAAACTGAGCAATCCGACAGAATGGATACAGACGAGTAG
- a CDS encoding ureidoglycolate hydrolase encodes MVVIQTVRNKDVVVRAKPVTVEAFEKYGGLLACDLQLASAPQSSANQGTAIKLMKVAPVVNNYAAAPSHKPATANWNIFRSSPPNHLLAHADGVTKYTAKVLERHPYTTQTFVPMGRSRDVTHAYLVIVAPDKDGFPDYENTEAFIFKGDQSVTYGVGTWHAPMVVLGDTYLDFAVLVHENGVEHEDCEEVVYSGMTIELN; translated from the coding sequence ATGGTGGTCATACAAACGGTCAGAAATAAGGACGTTGTTGTCAGGGCAAAACCCGTCACGGTCGAGGCGTTCGAAAAATATGGCGGCCTGCTGGCCTGCGACCTGCAGCTTGCCAGTGCTCCGCAGAGCTCGGCAAATCAGGGCACAGCCATCAAGCTCATGAAAGTGGCGCCCGTCGTGAACAACTACGCGGCCGCACCCAGCCACAAACCAGCCACGGCAAATTGGAACATCTTTCGCTCGTCGCCGCCCAACCACCTGCTTGCACACGCGGACGGTGTCACAAAGTACACGGCCAAGGTGCTCGAGCgacacccgtacaccacaCAGACCTTTGTCCCGATGGGGAGGTCACGTGACGTCACTCACGCGTACCTGGTGATTGTGGCCCCCGACAAGGACGGTTTCCCGGACTACGAAAATACTGAGGCATTCATTTTCAAAGGCGACCAGTCGGTTACTTACGGGGTCGGCACGTGGCATGCGCCGATGGTGGTTCTTGGAGACACGTATCTAGATTTTGCCGTGCTGGTCCACGAGAACGGTGTCGAACACGAGGACTGTGAGGAGGTGGTGTATAGTGGCATGACAATAGAATTGAATTAG
- a CDS encoding GTPase-activating protein BEM2/IPL2, giving the protein MKKLLSRKDKRRSVISPPSVSSSGSPTLADAHEPRRDDDRSDSTLDLNSRSAPRTATLEATKRNLLKGLSTKRSTASLAPSGVQNLVDPSWDSEVLKVGWLNKLADADDADDVRLCRAEVKGSTLLVYRPPAELSDVKCFDLEKKSSARVAADVAPQRSVVSGVDEDQSFFEERGRSHKAVPQINLPSDFAGSQLSIATSLSSLNVKLDYASVRYPHPDLKLEDETGEIVDGTVEALCHAVIFNPNNKVSKQLVQILPLVENVATALQYFHKYSELMEQTEKNSSNKYLMDHNNRMVVWASRLYLVVDTIRESFPGLLLDEEVLKGIWNLLVCVDRYRDCDSLKIAIHQQQQQLVKLLPSGTGQLSDLDANVFLETRLDVLAAEINALHLRYAAAWGPGNDPSLLYETAMDNHAHWRANPLIFTLPDNLHYLARLLCYHLFDDAHVTTPTQRAQLLGKWIQLGSTLSSMGDMVGWLAIATVVCSMPVLRLARTWDHVLPEYVQLVSSNWAPVVFELDRRSIVSSASHRASYHVLAPQGIGRIYARENVVPYFGDLLVKKASCALRDHERHVARVRASFTKWEQFLAGVHNEPGLRKKHAHVGSLDAGVAGRLAKVLQCHVRGLPLSLPALMEQSLRVEPAHAGQFHRLHDTSRSPLFLGSYAALLFPETLERDRIFDRSSLLGAIGGGDTAQPALSSTLAATDDDDLKKISRNQFVKTVRDVFNVDSHDFHVDDDTIVFKTNDTRGIQKKSRPPSTLLGESASVKRYSSYSSNSFSLDEYFNTYQAYVEGREKETEKVSAEILTKAATLDRLLDLLVLTYSTFGARIAEADIKRFVGNAPADCVELKMNNGVFTMTFFAVYRGFCSTTTLLQGLKKRFIGAKAAARSLAEGNEPDWDATFSGKYADTNWRYVGQIQLGVLETLQILVENCYHHFTDNLENKTIFDSLLRHIDNEMIVQWNKVLLWMEAEESLDEECLQQVRELYDSLTVTYKKMRKSYVRKSYRPVLNRRVPAFTTELTIVPADRLLPRSKDIATVEKFVLDLDATIGALYGLSTLDDWIAAFEILETHACAGPLSLSQYDAQPADVPDTELAVSNIYCWLATVKDASGEYVVNKFPAPVRSLFEFYFRLKTYFAAQILDPNLAEPERIDRMRVAALMLGKTRSGDTLRVPGMLESCLTDVILSPESRRYAECWCKLAKTDTLNSLEQLIPQTSTVKVLPCPGWLAERMLEIACFIPNKAVENTNLINFDKRRFAYNCVSNILDLVPHTTDLPQNTPFAFLFSCSCAQPALRELPEAGNSIFGHHLQQQRQLLLIETARRRLLVRQLQKWTAPQEPYRDYRRESVRVSRSVPMRPAGSSGSSMFKLGGLLKNRAFSISMGHGERIVGVDDLGVADDFVDAKQRPVISVNLRDYTIFPVYQTPCSFKLSSAAQELIFQAVSEAEKDDWLYQINFARKHWYWSRTVNKYTHHNFVFGVPLDYVCEREGRQMPAIIEKMMSEIEFRGLEETGLYRKSASVSVLNEIRDVINLHGDLNMEDQLVFDVHNLTGVIKMFFRELPEPLILDTIIPEFDKIKQLAQSEERFEQYKLIFDKLPAPNRTLLARFVKHLKMVDEYNQHNKMPASNLAKVMGGLFIEGCRPENNKYFGLMTFVCEDLIIHYDHVWT; this is encoded by the coding sequence ATGAAGAAGCTTTTGTCGCGGAAAGACAAGCGCCGCAGCGTGATTTCGCCGCCGTCGGTCAGCTCAAGCGGCTCACCCACGCTGGCGGACGCGCACGAGCCGCGTCGCGACGACGACCGGTCCGATTCCACGCTGGATCTTAACAGCAGATCCGCACCAAGGACGGCCACACTGGAGGCTACCAAACGCAACCTGCTCAAGGGCCTGTCGACCAAACGGTCGACGGCGTCGCTGGCACCGAGTGGCGTGCAGAATCTCGTCGATCCCAGCTGGGACAGCGAGGTGCTCAAGGTGGGCTggctcaacaagctcgccGACGCagacgacgccgacgacGTGCGTCTGTGTCGAGCAGAGGTGAAAGGCTCGACGCTGCTGGTTTACCGGCCGCCGGCAGAGCTGAGCGACGTGAAATGCTTCgacctggagaaaaagagcagcgCGCGCGTGGCCGCCGACGTCGCTCCCCAGCGCAGTGTGGTGTCAGGAGTGGACGAGGATCAGTCGTTTTTCGAGGAGCGCGGCCGGTCTCACAAAGCTGTGCCGCAAATCAACTTGCCGAGCGACTTTGCCGGGTCGCAGCTAAGTATCGCCAcgtcgctgtcgtcgcTTAATGTCAAGCTGGACTATGCGTCGGTCAGGTACCCGCACCCAGATTTAAAGCTCGAGGATGAGACGGGCGAGATCGTCGATGGCACCGTGGAGGCTCTGTGCCACGCGGTGATATTCAATCCCAATAACAAGGTcagcaaacagctggtgcaAATTCTGccgctggtggaaaacgtGGCCACCGCTTTGCAGTATTTCCATAAATATAGCGAGCTGATGGAacagacagaaaaaaacAGCTCTAACAAATACTTGATGGACCACAACAACAGGATGGTTGTTTGGGCTAGCAGACTGTACCTGGTGGTGGACACGATCCGCGAGAGCTTTCCGGGACTGTTGCTCGACGAAGAGGTGCTCAAGGGCATCTGGAACCTGCTGGTGTGCGTGGACAGGTACAGGGACTGCGACAGCCTGAAAATCGCGATTCaccagcaacaacagcagctggtgaagctgctgccgtCGGGGACGGGACAATTGAGCGATCTGGATGCGAatgtgtttttggagaccaggctggacgtgctggcTGCCGAGATCAATGCGCTGCACCTGCGGTACGCGGCTGCGTGGGGGCCTGGAAATGACCCGTCGCTGCTGTACGAGACGGCGATGGACAACCACGCGCACTGGCGCGCCAACCCGCTAATCTTCACACTCCCAGACAACCTACACTACCTCGCAAGGTTGCTGTGCTACCACCTGTTTGACGACGCGCACGTGACTACCCCCACGCAACGCGCGCAACTGTTGGGGAAATGGATTCAGCTGGGTTCGACGTTGAGCAGCATGGGAGATATGGTTGGGTGGCTGGCAATCGCTACCGTGGTGTGCTCGATGCCCGTGCTGCGGCTCGCCCGCACCTGGGACCACGTCTTGCCCGAGTACGTCCAGCTCGTGAGCTCTAACTGGGCGCCCGTGGTCTTCGAGTTGGACCGGCGCTCGATCGTGAGTTCTGCGAGCCACCGTGCGTCATACCACGTTCTGGCGCCGCAGGGCATCGGCCGCATCTACGCCCGGGAGAATGTGGTGCCGTATTTTGGCGATCTGCTCGTGAAAAAGGCCTCGTGTGCGTTGCGCGACCACGAGCGCCATGTTGCGCGCGTGCGCGCGTCGTTTACCAAGTGGGAGCAGTTTCTGGCCGGCGTGCACAACGAGCCTGGTTTGCGCAAAAAGCACGCGCATGTTGGGTCGCTGGACGCGGGCGTCGCTGGCCGGCTTGCCAAAGTACTGCAGTGTCACGTGCGCGGGCTGCCGCTTTCGTTGCCCGCGCTGATGGAGCAGTCGTTGCGCGTGGAGCCGGCGCACGCGGGCCAGTTCCACCGGCTGCACGACACGTCGCGCAGCCCGTTGTTTCTGGGCTCCTACGCAGCCCTGCTGTTCCCCGAGACGCTCGAGCGGGACCGCATCTTTGACCGCAGCTCGCTGCTGGGCGCGATCGGCGGCGGCGACACCGCGCAGCCCGCGCTGAGCAGCACGCTCGCCGCgaccgacgacgacgacctgaagaaaatcagcCGCAACCAGTTCGTCAAGACGGTGCGCGACGTGTTTAACGTCGACTCGCACGACTTCcacgtcgacgacgacaccaTTGTGTTCAAGACGAACGACACGCGTGGCATCCAGAAGAAGTCGCGGCCACCCAGTACGCTACTTGGCGAGAGCGCAAGCGTGAAACGTTACAGCAGCTACTCGTCCAACAGTTTCAGCCTGGATGAGTATTTCAACACGTATCAGGCATACGTGGAGGGCCGCGAGAAGGAGACCGAGAAGGTGAGTGCGGAAATTCTGACCAAAGCGGCGACGCTGGAccggctgctggacctgctggtTTTGACGTATTCTACGTTTGGCGCGCGAATCGCCGAAGCGGATATTAAACGCTTTGTCGGGAACGCGCCTGCCGACTGcgtggagctcaagatgAACAACGGTGTGTTTACAATGACGTTTTTCGCCGTGTACCGTGGGTTCTGTTCCACCACAACATTGCTGCAGGGGCTGAAAAAAAGATTTATCGGGGCGAAGGCGGCGGCGCGCTCGCTCGCCGAGGGAAACGAGCCCGACTGGGACGCGACGTTTTCGGGCAAGTACGCAGATACCAATTGGCGCTACGTGGGGCAGATCCAACTGGGTGTGCTCGAAACACTGCAAATTCTTGTCGAAAACTGCTACCACCATTTTACAGACAATTTGGAAAATAAAACCATTttcgactcgctgctgcgccacatcgacaacgagatgATTGTCCAGTGGAACAAGGTGCTGCTGTGGATGGAGGCTGAGGAGTCATTGGATGAAGAGTGTCTGCAGCAGGTGCGCGAACTGTACGACTCGCTAACGGTGACGTACAAAAAGATGCGGAAATCGTACGTGCGGAAATCGTACCGGCCGGTGCTGAACCGCCGGGTGCCGGCGTTCACCACAGAGTTGACAATCGTGCCTGCTGACCGGCTGCTGCCGCGCTCCAAGGACATTGCAACcgttgaaaaattcgtGCTCGACCtcgacgcgacgatcgGCGCGCTGTACGGACTATCGACCCTCGACGACTGGATCGCTGCGTTCGAGATTCTAGAGACACACGCGTGTGCCGGCCCGCTCAGCCTGTCGCAGTACGACGCGCAGCCGGCAGACGTGCCCGACACAGAGCTCGCCGTCTCAAACATCTACTGCTGGCTCGCCACAGTAAAGGACGCCAGCGGCGAGTACGTGGTGAATAAATTTCCTGCCCCCGTGCGAAGCCTGTTTGAGTTCTATTTCCGACTCAAAACGTATTTTGCCGCACAGATCCTGGATCCGAACCTCGCCGAGCCGGAACGAATTGACAGAATGCGTGTGGCAGCGCTGATGCTCGGCAAGACGCGCTCGGGCGACACTCTACGCGTGCCGGGCATGCTAGAAAGCTGTCTCACAGATGTGATTCTGTCGCCCGAGTCCCGTAGGTACGCCGAATGTTGGTGCAAGCTCGCCAAGACCGACACGCTCAACTCCTTGGAGCAACTGATTCCGCAAACTTCGACGGTTAAAGTGCTGCCCTGTCCCGGTTGGCTCGCGGAGCGCATGCTGGAGATTGCGTGCTTCATTCCAAACAAGGCGGTGGAAAACACCAACCTGATCAACTTCGACAAGCGCAGGTTCGCATACAACTGTGTCTCCAACATTCTGGACCTCGTGCCGCACACCACAGACCTGCCTCAGAACACTCCGTTTGCGTTCTTATTCTCGTGTAGTTGCGCGCAACCGGCGCTGCGCGAGTTGCCCGAGGCGGGCAACAGTATTTTCGGGCACCATCTGCAACAGCAgcggcagctgctgttgATTGAGACGGCACGCAGACGGCTACTAGTTCGGCAACTGCAGAAGTGGACTGCTCCCCAGGAACCCTACCGAGACTACAGGCGCGAGAGCGTGCGCGTCTCGCGCAGCGTACCAATGCGGCCAGCCGGCAGCAGCGGTAGCTCCATGTTCAAGCTCGGCGGGCTGCTCAAGAACCGTGCGTTTAGCATCAGCATGGGCCATGGCGAGCGCATCGTGGGTGTCGACGACCTTGGTGTGGCGGATGACTTTGTAGACGCCAAGCAGCGTCCCGTGATTTCGGTCAACTTGCGCGACTACACAATTTTCCCCGTCTATCAAACACCCTGCTCGTTCAAACTGAGCAGTGCTGCGCAGGAGCTAATTTTCCAGGCAGTTTCAGAGGCCGAGAAGGACGACTGGCTGTACCAGATCAACTTTGCGCGCAAGCACTGGTACTGGTCTCGCACGGTAAACAAGTACACGCATCATAACTTTGTGTTTGGAGTGCCTTTGGACTACGTGTGCGAACGCGAGGGCCGGCAGATGCCGGCGATAATCGAGAAAATGATGAGCGAGATTGAGTTCCGTGGTTTAGAAGAGACGGGGCTGTATCGGAAATCTGCGTCAGTGAGCGTGCTGAACGAGATCCGCGACGTGATAAATCTTCATGGCGATCTCAACATGGAggaccagctcgttttcgatGTTCATAACTTGACGGGAGTTATAAAGATGTTTTTCAGAGAGCTGCCGGAACCGTTGATTCTGGACACCATTATCCCCGAattcgacaagatcaagcaaCTAGCTCAGTCGGAGGAGCGTTTTGAGCAGTACAAGCTGattttcgacaagctgcctGCGCCGAACAGGACGTTGTTGGCGCGGTTTGTGAAGCACTTGAAAATGGTGGACGAGTATAACCAGCATAATAAGATGCCAGCATCCAACCTTGCCAAAGTTATGGGCGGGTTATTCATCGAAGGGTGTCGCCCAGAAAACAACAAATACTTCGGCCTCATGACATTTGTGTGCGAGGACCTCATTATCCACTACGACCACGTCTGGACATAA
- a CDS encoding Golgi apparatus membrane protein TVP23, whose protein sequence is MADRTLYQRLSESSHPVALLFFLFFRLAPLLVYLLGVLFTSNYILNFIITMLLLAADFWNVKNISGRLMVGLRWWNEANDLGQSIWVFETADPNRYINPIDSKVFWLFLYSCPVLWLVLGIVAMLKLQFLSLTLVGLAIVLTSINALAYTKCDKFGKANNIASNVAGSVASGFFGNVGGLVAGVFRR, encoded by the coding sequence ATGGCCGACAGAACACTGTACCAACGGCTCTCGGAGTCGTCGCATCCCGTCGCattgctctttttcctatttttcagattgGCTCCGCTCCTGGTATACCTCTTGGGCGTCCTCTTCACCTCCAATTACATACTCAACTTCATCATCACCATGCTTCTGCTGGCCGCCGACTTCTGGAACGTTAAAAACATATCTGGCCGGCTGATGGTGGGCCTCCGGTGGTGGAACGAGGCCAACGATCTCGGCCAGTCCATCTGGGTGTTTGAGACAGCCGACCCGAACAGATACATCAACCCCATCGACTCCAAGGTGTTCTGGCTCTTCCTCTATTCGTGTCCTGTTCTCTGGCTGGTTCTGGGAATCGTGGCAATGCTCAAGCTCCAGTTTCTTTCGCTGACACTTGTCGGCCTGGCCATTGTGCTCACCTCCATTAACGCGCTCGCGTATACTAAATGCGATAAGTTCGGAAAGGCCAACAACATCGCCAGCAACGTGGCCGGCTCTGTCGCAAGCggcttctttggaaacgtGGGCGGACTCGTGGCCGGCGTCTTTAGAAGATAG